A stretch of Desulfovibrio sp. UIB00 DNA encodes these proteins:
- a CDS encoding site-specific integrase, producing MARIVVNGKQIASRMFPPGKKGGPEWRAAKEWEEDETLRAREQQERQTPTGCELLLEWGERYLAHVERSMSKQTLVEKKTVMRAFFQFCASNGVDKLTLLSAAKAYALLAQVADERGPLRANVYRKNLLAAWNWGKVYVEGFPQSVSPFEIVQPFQATHTERYVPPEEDVVKVLESASGQDLVMLLTFFFTGARRNEVFRLSWSKDVNLEEGRIRLTDHKGKNGQERVRWCDIHPELRKALEWWRETRPCKADNVFMQVHCDSMLGEPFRQRSKLMGTLCKRAGVKPFGFHAIRHCSAAVTFKAMGLNGAQIFLGHSRATTTDRYVRSAGLYGSQDGILAALGQSLIGSAAENLLEKVMPHEGQAREAFCNQGIVTNAIQ from the coding sequence ATGGCGCGGATCGTTGTGAACGGGAAGCAGATTGCCTCCCGGATGTTCCCGCCTGGCAAGAAAGGTGGCCCGGAATGGAGGGCCGCGAAAGAATGGGAGGAAGACGAAACCCTGCGAGCCAGAGAGCAGCAGGAGCGCCAGACCCCTACGGGCTGCGAGCTGCTTTTGGAGTGGGGCGAGCGGTATCTGGCGCACGTGGAGCGCAGCATGAGTAAGCAGACGCTTGTTGAGAAAAAAACCGTCATGCGGGCTTTTTTTCAGTTCTGCGCCAGCAACGGCGTGGACAAGCTGACCCTGCTCTCGGCTGCCAAGGCATACGCCCTGCTCGCCCAGGTGGCAGACGAGCGCGGCCCGCTGCGGGCCAATGTCTACCGCAAAAACCTGCTGGCCGCCTGGAACTGGGGCAAGGTCTACGTTGAGGGCTTTCCCCAGAGCGTTTCACCGTTTGAGATTGTGCAGCCCTTTCAGGCTACGCATACCGAACGGTATGTTCCGCCGGAAGAAGACGTGGTCAAGGTGCTCGAATCTGCCAGCGGGCAGGATCTGGTCATGCTGCTCACGTTCTTTTTCACGGGAGCGCGCCGGAACGAGGTGTTCCGGCTCTCGTGGAGCAAGGATGTGAATCTGGAAGAGGGCCGCATCAGGCTCACTGACCACAAGGGCAAGAATGGCCAGGAGCGGGTGCGCTGGTGCGACATTCACCCGGAGCTGCGCAAGGCTCTTGAGTGGTGGCGTGAGACGCGGCCCTGCAAGGCGGATAACGTCTTCATGCAGGTGCACTGCGACAGCATGCTGGGCGAACCCTTTCGGCAGCGCAGCAAGCTTATGGGCACGCTCTGCAAACGGGCTGGCGTGAAGCCTTTCGGCTTTCATGCCATCAGGCATTGCTCGGCGGCTGTGACATTCAAGGCTATGGGCCTCAACGGCGCACAGATATTCCTTGGGCACAGCCGGGCAACCACCACCGACCGCTATGTGCGGTCTGCGGGCCTGTATGGAAGTCAGGATGGAATCTTGGCGGCTTTGGGCCAGAGCCTGATCGGCTCTGCGGCAGAGAACCTGCTGGAAAAAGTAATGCCCCACGAGGGTCAAGCTCGTGAGGCATTTTGTAACCAAGGCATTGTAACCAATGCCATACAGTAA
- a CDS encoding translation initiation factor 2 encodes MIAADAFKVYTVASYRHLHAVRLIQARMRRLQGLAVLDWTREAPSLSTPLADRRRMLRVGRNCVSAEQREAACAAADLMLYLGDSGKDCAVQVGMAKAIGTPVMGIAGPLEETGLMLHNAVTLWVAGPFEAISRIRRMLRCRNQAEIEHDCRKCPAERVCTLAQ; translated from the coding sequence ATGATCGCCGCAGATGCATTCAAGGTCTACACAGTCGCCTCTTATCGTCATCTGCATGCCGTGCGGCTGATTCAGGCCCGCATGCGGCGGCTCCAGGGGCTTGCCGTGCTGGATTGGACACGCGAGGCCCCTTCGTTGAGCACTCCCCTCGCTGACCGCCGCCGCATGCTGCGCGTGGGGCGCAACTGCGTAAGCGCCGAGCAGCGAGAAGCCGCCTGCGCGGCCGCAGACCTCATGCTCTACCTGGGCGATTCCGGCAAAGATTGCGCCGTGCAGGTCGGCATGGCCAAGGCCATCGGCACGCCCGTCATGGGCATAGCCGGGCCGCTGGAAGAAACCGGCCTCATGCTGCACAACGCCGTAACCTTGTGGGTAGCGGGGCCGTTTGAGGCCATTTCGCGCATCCGGCGCATGCTCCGCTGCCGTAATCAGGCAGAAATTGAGCATGACTGCCGCAAATGCCCTGCCGAGCGCGTTTGCACTCTGGCGCAGTAG
- a CDS encoding phage regulatory CII family protein — MAGNIVIKPYPSLSAVVHQMVKTAPSGLTPRSIAEFSGYTNYNTMMSELSRQPGHKLGADMLLPLMDVCNSDAPVAFMAREREGIFLKLQQPAACGGELVQSLAHTVKNFGEYVAAAAERIADGDVDPEEMARINGETNDVVEAILSFRKLAQATHDAKYGRK, encoded by the coding sequence ATGGCCGGGAATATCGTTATCAAACCCTACCCTTCTCTCTCTGCCGTGGTGCACCAGATGGTCAAAACAGCGCCATCTGGCCTTACACCGCGCAGCATTGCCGAATTTTCTGGCTACACCAATTACAACACCATGATGTCTGAGCTGTCGCGCCAGCCCGGCCACAAGCTAGGGGCCGACATGCTGCTGCCGCTTATGGATGTGTGCAACTCTGACGCCCCGGTCGCCTTTATGGCCCGCGAGCGCGAGGGCATTTTTTTGAAGCTGCAGCAACCAGCCGCCTGCGGTGGCGAGCTTGTGCAAAGCCTGGCTCATACTGTGAAAAATTTTGGCGAGTATGTGGCGGCTGCGGCAGAGCGCATTGCCGATGGCGATGTGGACCCGGAAGAAATGGCCAGAATCAATGGAGAGACCAATGACGTGGTAGAGGCCATTTTGAGCTTTCGCAAGCTGGCGCAAGCCACCCACGATGCAAAATACGGCCGCAAATAA
- a CDS encoding type II toxin-antitoxin system HicA family toxin, whose protein sequence is MKRKHAATLTQIFARPVPGGIRWADIEALFIALGAEISEREGSRVCVFLFGEIKIFHRPHPEPTTDKGAVASVRRWLEEHGVKP, encoded by the coding sequence ATGAAGCGCAAACATGCCGCCACCCTCACGCAGATTTTTGCAAGGCCTGTCCCAGGTGGTATTAGGTGGGCGGATATTGAGGCGTTATTCATTGCTCTTGGGGCAGAAATAAGCGAGCGAGAAGGCTCAAGAGTATGCGTGTTCCTCTTTGGGGAAATAAAGATTTTTCATCGCCCGCATCCAGAACCGACCACAGACAAAGGGGCGGTTGCTAGTGTGCGAAGATGGCTTGAAGAGCATGGAGTGAAGCCATGA
- a CDS encoding type II toxin-antitoxin system HicB family antitoxin codes for MKNVMDFDGYKAAIAYDPEMEMFRGEFVGLNGGADFYASDLAGLRREGSESLRIFLEECAKHGIEPRKPNRGNFALRLEPDVYHRASVAAAAQGKSLNAFIADTVKQVVG; via the coding sequence ATGAAAAATGTGATGGATTTTGACGGATACAAGGCTGCTATTGCCTATGATCCTGAAATGGAAATGTTCCGCGGTGAATTTGTGGGGCTGAACGGTGGCGCAGATTTTTACGCTTCTGACCTTGCCGGATTACGCCGGGAGGGGAGCGAATCGCTACGCATTTTCCTTGAGGAATGTGCAAAGCATGGCATTGAGCCTCGCAAGCCCAATCGCGGAAATTTTGCCTTGCGCCTTGAGCCTGACGTTTATCATCGCGCAAGCGTTGCAGCAGCCGCGCAGGGAAAGTCCTTGAATGCTTTCATTGCGGATACGGTGAAGCAGGTTGTGGGCTAG
- a CDS encoding barstar family protein, with protein sequence MREKFIIDGARFDTIEGFFCEVEEVFTKDLTFRTGHNLNAYNDILRGGFGRHERGEPIAILWKNAAKSRSDFGYPATAKYCEDNLKTCHPLNRDIVKKQVIDAQNEVGPTLMDKIIEITLYDKSSGHDCTLEFEE encoded by the coding sequence ATGCGAGAAAAATTTATAATTGATGGCGCACGGTTTGACACCATTGAGGGCTTCTTCTGCGAGGTGGAGGAGGTCTTCACAAAGGATCTTACTTTTAGGACAGGGCACAACCTGAATGCCTACAACGACATTCTGCGCGGTGGATTTGGTCGACATGAACGGGGTGAGCCGATTGCAATCCTTTGGAAAAATGCAGCCAAAAGCCGCTCAGACTTCGGTTATCCAGCAACAGCAAAATACTGTGAAGATAACTTGAAGACTTGCCATCCGTTGAATCGAGATATCGTAAAAAAGCAAGTAATTGACGCACAGAATGAGGTTGGCCCTACACTCATGGACAAAATTATTGAAATTACCCTTTACGATAAAAGCTCAGGCCACGACTGCACTTTGGAATTCGAGGAATAA
- a CDS encoding pseudouridine synthase, with protein sequence MTDSRKAVLVHNTKQLLIALDQAANAAMGFVAALVALWPRCRKAGLWWADETISAHCWRWHIHGVRSWPRRLVDGVALILGDENHCLESYKSEVEGRQLPPEMRE encoded by the coding sequence ATGACAGATTCACGCAAGGCCGTTCTGGTGCACAACACCAAGCAGTTGCTGATCGCGCTGGATCAGGCTGCCAATGCCGCTATGGGCTTTGTGGCGGCATTGGTGGCCTTGTGGCCACGCTGCCGAAAAGCTGGCCTGTGGTGGGCGGATGAAACCATCAGCGCCCACTGCTGGCGCTGGCATATCCACGGCGTGCGCAGCTGGCCACGCCGCCTGGTGGATGGCGTGGCCCTCATCCTTGGCGATGAGAATCACTGTCTGGAAAGCTACAAGAGCGAGGTCGAGGGGCGGCAGTTGCCGCCCGAGATGAGGGAGTAG